TCTTTTATTTTATCATATATTTATATAGATTTTAAGCGCTAACATTCTTTTGAAAAATACTTTTTTTGCTTTACTTCTATAGTGAAAAGGTTTACAATAATAGTAAGAAAATTTCAGGAGGTTTCATTATGGCACAACGTTACCAAAATATCATGGTCGCAATCGATGGTTCTAAAGAAGCGGACTTGGCTTTTGTCAAAGGAGTTCATTCTGCTCTACGAAACGACGCTAAACTCACCATCGCACATGTCATTGACACACGCGCTCTCCAAAGCGTATCCACCTTTGATGCTGAAGTTTACGAAGAACTCCAAGTCGACGCTGAAAGTCTGATGAAAGAGTACGAAAAACGTGCTAAAGATGCTGGGGTGGCAGATGTTCATATTGTCATTGAAATGGGAAATCCAAAGACCCTACTAGCACGTACTATTCCCGATGCTGAGGAAGTGGACCTCATCCTCGTTGGCGCAACTGGTCTCAACGCCTTTGAACGCCTCTTGGTTGGCTCTTCATCTGAATACATTCTCCGCCATGCTAAGGTCGATTTGCTGGTTGTGAGAGAACAAGAAAAAACCTTATAATTACAACGAAAAGGAGCCCAGAGCTCCTTTTTCTTTACTGTTTATTTCTCTCTTTATGGCGTTCATAAGCCTTGAGCTGGCGCTGCAGTTCCTTTTTAATCGCGGGTTCTGGAGCATATTTTTCTTCCCAATCATCTGGTTTTAAGATTTTGTGGGTCACTGGATCAAAATGAGCCTTGCCATCTGGGAAAATTTTCCCCATATTAGCCTGATGGACAATATCAAAAATACGTTCTGGGTCCACCCCCATCAAGACAAAACTACCATAGGTAAAGTAAAGCGTATCAATCAAGGCATCTACCTGACCTATCAAATCTTGCTGAGCAGGCGTCTTCTTGGCTACTTTATCTGCTGCCTTATCAAGAGCTTGATGAAGTTGCGATAGAGCTTGACCAAAGTCCTCTTCAGAAGGACTGGCAGCTCGAACAAACTCCACCAATTCTTCTATTTTAAAACCAGCCCTGTGGGTTGCACCTTCTAAATTCCAAGCTCGAGGTTCTTCTTGAGTTCGTTCATCCATCATGTGGTGGAAGGTCTTGACCTTATTGAAATGGTAGTCACGGCTGACAAAGACTTTTTCTGAAGCCAAAACACCAAAATGTTCTAATGCCTTGTGAATTCCGTCTTGCTGATTGCTGGTAGTGATATGCTTGGCAACTTCTTTGACACTGCTACTACCATTTCCCATAGCGACCGACATACCGACACCTGCAAGCATTTCTAGGTCGTTATCTGAGTCACCGAAGGCCATCACTTGGTTGAGGTCAAAGCCATATTCTTTCCCAACTCGGCGAATACCTTCCAATTTAGAATTCCCTTGATTAATGACATCCGCTGCAAATGGATTGCTACGTGTCAATTTCAAGTCTTCAAAATCAGCTGCTGCCTTCTCAGATTCTTCCGGTGTCATCAGCATCAAAACTTGGTAGATAGGCTGATTCATCAGATGAAGCAGGTCTTCTTCCTTTTGGGGCACAACCTTGCTAACCATACGATTAAAGGAATGACTCACCGTCCGAGTTAAAACAGAAGGAACGAAGCGACTGATTCGTTGGGAAAAAGACCCCAGACCAAAGGACATGATTTTAGAACCCAGCATGGCATCCTTGGTCCCTAGGGCAATCTCCTTGCCCTCTTTTTTAGCATACGCAATGAGCTGGCGCAAATGTAACTTGGAAATTGGGCTCGTGAACAAGACTCTTTCTTTATTAAAGATATACTGGCCATTGTAGGTTACCGCAAAATCCAGATCCAAATCGTCCATCAATTCCTTAACAAAAAAAGGTCCTCGCCCTGTCGCTACACCAACTAGCACCCCTTGTTCTTTGACAATTTTAATCGCGTCCTTAGTGGATTTCAAAACACTCTTGCGATCGTTGACCAAGGTTCCATCGATATCAAAAAAAACAGCTTTGACTTCCATCCTATCCCAATCTCCCCTTTTGTGATACAATGATTATACCACATTTCAGAAAGAGTGAGTAAATCATGCCTAAGAAAATCCTTGTTTTACATACGGGTGGAACTATTTCCATGCAGGCCGATGCTTCTGGCGCTGTTGTGACGAGTTCAGATAATCCCATGAACCATGTGTCCAACCCACTTGAAGGAATCCAAGTCCACACCTTGGACTTTTTTAACCTGCCAAGCCCCCATATTAAACCCAAGCATATGCTGGCCCTCTACCAAAAAATCAAAGAAGAAGCGGCTAACTACGATGGAGTGGTAATCACACACGGGACCGATACTCTAGAGGAAACAGCCTATTTCCTTGATACCATGGAAGTTCCCCATATGCCTATCGTTCTAACAGGGGCCATGCGCAGCTCCAACGAACTCGGCAGTGACGGTGTTTATAATTATCTGAGTGCTTTGCGGGTAGCTAGCGATAACAGGGCTGCTGACAAAGGAGTTTTGGTTGTTATGAACGATGAAATCCACGCTGCCAAGTATGTTACCAAAACACATACGACCAACGTCAGCACCTTCCAGACTCCAACGCACGGGCCACTTGGTCTGATCATGAAACAGGAAATCCTCTACTTCAAAACAGCTGAACCCCGTGTCCGCTTTGACCTTGATCACATACAAGGATTAGTCCCTATCATCTCTGCTTATGCTGGTATGACAGATGAGCTGATTGATATGCTGGATTTGGAACAATTGGACGGTTTGATTATCCAAGCCTTCGGAGCTGGTAATATTCCCAAAGAAACGTCTCAAAAGTTAGAAAGCCTTCTGCAAAAAGGAATCCCAGTCGCCCTGGTTTCGCGATGCTTTAACGGTATCGCTGAGCCTGTCTATGCCTACCAAGGTGGAGGCGTGCAGTTGCAAAAATCTGGTGTCTTCTTTGTTAAAGAACTCAACGCCCAAAAAGCCCGCTTGAAACTCCTCATTGCCCTCAATGCCGGACTAACAGGACAGGCTTTGAAAGACTATATGGAAGGGTAAGTCTCTTAGAAAATCTCTTCAAACCGCGTCAACGTCGCCTTACCGTATGTATGGTTACTGACTTCGTCAGTTCTATCTACAACCTTAAAGCTGTACTTTGAGCAATCTGCTGCTAGCTTCCTAATTTGCACTTTGATTTTCATTGAGTATAATTCTCTCCTCTAAAAACAAATCAGGAAATCTTCACGATTCCCTGATTTTTTCTATTTACGTTTTCGTGTTGAGCGACGTTCTGTCAAACCATGAGGTAAGAGAACTTCACGTTCTTCCAACTCTTCCTTGTGCATAATCTTAGTCAACATACGCATACTAATAGCACCAAGGTCATAAAGAGGTTGGGCAATAGTTGTCAAGTTTGGACGGGTAAAGCGTGAGATTTGTGAATCATCACTAGTAATGATTTCAAACTCTTCTGGCACAGACACACCCTTATCAGCAAGGCCGTTCAAGACACCTGCTGCCAATTCATCACCTGTTACAACTGCTGCAGTTGCATTTGATGAAATCAAGCGTTCTGCCAAGGCATAACCGTCTTCATAAGTGTACTTAGATTCAAATACCAATCCTTCGCTATAAGAAATACCTGCTTTTTTCAAGGCTTCCTTGTAGCCAACCAAACGAACCTTACCATTGATGTCATCCACTAGTGGACCGCTAACAAAAGCGATGCGCTCATTTTCTTTAGCAAGGTAGGTTACTGCATCAATCGTTGCTTGTTTGTAGTCAATATTGACACTTGGAAGCTGATGTTCTACATCCACAGTTCCTGCAAGAACAACTGGTGTCCGAGAACGAGAAAACTCTGAACGAATTTTTTCAGTCAAGTGGTACCCCATAAAGATGATACCATCCACTTGCTTAGAAAACAGGGTATTGACAACTGAAACTTCCTTGTCATCATCCTCATCACTATTAGCAAGGACAATATTATACTTGTACATTTCAGCGATATCGTCAATCCCTTTAGCAAGCGTTGAGAAATAGCCATTGGTAATATTTGGGATCACCACACCGACAGTGGTTGTCTTTTTACTTGCAAGACCACGCGCCACAGCATTTGGACGGTAATCTAAACGATCAATCACCTCAAGCACTTTTTTACGGGTGTTCTCTTTTACATTCTTATTGCCATTGACTACACGGCTAACCGTCGCCATTGAAACTCCTGCTTCACGGGCGACATCATAAATCGTTACTGTATCGTCTGTATTCATTCCATTTCCTTTCTATATCATACCTCACGAGACTCCAAAAAAGAGACGGTATGAAAATTTCGTTTTCATGATTCTACTTATTCCATTTTATCACTATTTGTAAACACTTTCAAGTATTTTTTGAAGATTGTTTGAAAAAAATTTCATAGAAAGCTATGTTTATGAAGAAAAAATCACCTTTTCTTGATTTTTAATCCTATTTGCTGTATGATAAGGGAAAAGAAAGGGGGAAGAAATATGGCTTTTACCAATACCCACATGCGGTCAGCTAGTTTTGGCATTGTTACCAGCTTGCCTGATGACGTTATTGACTCTTTTTGGTATATCATCGACCACTTCTTAAAAAATGTCTTTGAATTGGAGGAGGAACTCGAGTTTCAATTGCTTAATAACCAAGGAAAAATTACCTTCCACTTCTCAAGTCAACACCTCCCTACAGCCATTGATTTTGACTTCAACCACCCTTTCGACCCTCTTTATCCCCCCAGAGTCCTAGTTTTAGACATGGACGGTAGAGAGACTATCCTCCTCCCAGAAGAAAATGACCTATTTTAAAAACTCTAGCCTTCAGTTATAAACTACTGAAAACTAGAGTTTTTTTATTTTTTCAAAGCATTATACAAGTTACGGACAGGTTGCTTTAATGTAGGATGGATAAAATGAGGCGCAATTTCCTGTAAGGATTCAAGGACAAAAAGGCGTTCCGCTAGGTAAGGATGAGGCAAGATAAGATCATCTGTATAAAGGATCTGATCCTCCACAAAGAGCAAGTCCAAATCAATCAAACGAGGCCCCCAATGTACTTCTCTCACCCGTCCCATCTCTGACTCAATGGCTAACAAGGTCTCTAATATCACTGGAGCCGGCAACCAGGTTTCAACCTCAACCACTTGATTAGCAAAGCTATCCTGCTCCACACCACCCCAAGGCTCCGTCGTCAAGAAACTGGACTCTTTGAGAATATGGATGCCACGATTTCGCATTTTCTCAATGGCTTGTTTCAAGTTTTCTCGCTTATCCCCCATATTGCTTCCTAGGGCGATAAAGGCCCGTTGCTTACGGCGATGGATGGTTACTGAGCAAGTATCTAGTGGCAAATGCACTGGCGCCCAAGGTTTTTTCAGTTCCAGCTTGATTTCTTGGACAAGAGAATAGGTCTCAAAAGTACGTTCTACCAATTTGTAAGCTACCGTTTCAATCAAGTCCTCAGTGGTTTCCTGAAACCAAGTCGTCCACTGCTGACACAGTTCTCCGTAATGGACAGAGGCTGTTAAATCCAAGTCTGTAGCCGCCTTGGTCATATCATAGGATAGGATTGCGGAAATAACAAACTTCTGCCCCAATTCTTTCTCACTAGGGAACATACCATGATAGGCAAAAATTTCCAAATCCTTAATCTGCAGTTGATCCATAACTAGTCCTTTCTAGAAAAATCCGCCCAAAGCGGATTCTTTTTATACTCAATGAAAATCAAAGTGCAAACTAGGAAGCTAGCCGCAGGCTGCTCAAAACACTGTTTTGAGGTTGCAGATAGAAGCTGACGTGGTTTGAATTTGATTTTCGAAGAGTATTATAGTCCCATTAAACGATAAGCCTGATCTCGGAGGTCCTTATCTGTTTCAAATAGACCACGAGCTACTGTCGTCAAGGTTGCAGTGCCTGGTTTTCTGACACCACGCATGCTCATACACATATGTTCCGCCTCAATGACAACAAAGGCTCCTTTAGCACCTAGATACTCCATCAAGGCATCGGCTACTTCGATATTCAATCGTTCTTGAATTTGTGGTTTTTTCGAATAAACTTCAACCGTACGGGCTAGCTTAGACAAACCTGCTACACGACCATCTGGAATGTAGGCAATATGCGCTCTACCATAAAATGGCAAGAAGTGATGTTCACACATGGTATGGAAAAAAATATCCTTTTCTACCACCATATTATCGTCAATAATCTCAAAGGATTTTGACAAATGTTCCTCCGCTGTTTGACCAAGCCCTGAAAAAATCTCTTGGTACATACGGGCCACACGAGCAGGTGTTTCCTGCAAGCCCTCGCGGTTAGCGTCCTCTCCCACAGCCTCGATAATCATTTTTACAGCTGTTTCAATCTTTTGTGTATCCATTTTCATTCTTCCTCTCCATCAGATAGGCCCTCACTTGGCTCAAGAAATACAAGGAACCCGTGACAATCCTAACTGTTTTTTTCTCTTCTTTTTTATCTGTCAATTTCTGCTCTAGAAAATCCTGCCAACCTTGGTAGCTGAGATTTCTAGACTTAGCTGCCTCTTTCAGCACGCTTTCATCAGTCGCCCGACTATCGTCAAAATGTGTCAGAGTAAGCTCGGTATCTGGCATGGCCCCCAGCAAGTCCAACATATCCTCCAAGGCCTTGGTTTTGATACAAGTAAAGAGGATTTCCTTACGATAATCCGCAAAGCGTTCTTGCAAGGTTGCCAATAAAGCTTTGATAGCATGGGGATTGTGGGCCCCGTCCAAGATCATCAAGGGGTTCCTTGACACGACCTCCAGACGCCCCGGCCATCTTGTTTCTTCTAGTGCTTGAGCAAGCAAGTGATTGCTTGCTAGTTCTCGGTCATCCTCCTGACAAAAAGCATCAAGTAAAGCTATAGCCATCCCAGCATTCTCTATCTGGTGCAAACCAAGCAGGCCAGTCTGGAAGCGACCTTGTCTGACAGCACTTGTATAGTCAAAGACTTCACCCGTTACCACACTCTCTTGGTGACTGACATGATAATCTGCCCCGTAGGCAAGTCTCGGCGCATTTTTATCTTTCGCAATAGCGTCAATGACAGCCAAAGCTTCTGGAGCGATACGACCTGTCACCAAGGGAATACCTTGTTTGATAATACCAGCTTTCTGCTCTGCTATGGCTTCCAAGGTGTCACCAAGTAGGGCTACATGGTCCAATCCAATGGTCGTAATGCCTGTTAGAATAGGCTGGCAAACATTGGTACTATCCAAGAGTCCACCCATGCCCACTTCCATGATAGCCACATCTACTTGCTCTGAGGCAAAGTAGTCATAGGCTATGGCTGTGATAATCTCAAACTCGGTTGTCCCCTGCAAATTGGTAGCCGATTCCCCTTCCAGCAAAGTCTGATAGTCTGACATGAGGGATTCTAGCCTCGCTTCTGGGATAGATTCCCCATTGATGCTAATCTGGTCTGTATAATGAATGAGATAGGGCGAGCTAAACACGCCAACTCTCAGCCCTAGCTTTTCTAGCATATTTTTCAAAAAAGCAATGGTCGAACCCTTGCCATTGGTCCCTCCGATATGGATGACCTTGAGTTTGAGATGGGGATTGCCTCGCAGAGCTAGGAGTTCTACCATTCGTTCCAAACCGAAATGCGGTTGGTCCGTCCGGTAGTTAGCAATCCACTGATTGTTTTCGATTTCTTTCATCTTATTTATATTGTTTTAAATCTAGATTTTCCGCTTCATCAGCCAGACGAATAGCGGAGGCAATTTCAACTGCCATCTTATGACTAGCTACGTCATGCACGCGCACCACTTCTACACCCTGTCTCGCAGCAATACTGGTTACATGGGCTGAAGCTGTGTCCCGATTGCGGAAACCAAGTTCTGTCTCAGGATCGACTTCAAAGCCACTTTCTTCAAGGATATTGATGACAAACCGCTTGCGCGACACTCCAAGAAAGATTGGATAGCCTTTCTGATGTAGTTTATCCAGATCCCGTAAAAGAAGCAGATTTTCTTTCTTAGTCAGACCAAAGCCAATTCCTGGATCCAACAGGATATTCTCTTGTGCAATCCCAGCTTCCTCTGCTCTCGCTAAGGCTCTGTCAAAGAAAGTCTCCATCAACTCTTCGATTGGCAATGTTTCAAAGTCAGCTAACTCTTCCCCTGTAAAAGCTTGATTAAATCCAAAATGAGGGAAGATGAGCGAGCTAGGGTGCTGAGGTCGCGCCATGACTGGATTAAACATAATGACTACTTTCGCACCAGCCTTAGCAACCACATGGGCCATTTTTTCATCACCCATGAGACCAGTGATATCATTGACTAGATTGGCACCAGCAGCCAAAGCAGCTTCTGCTACTTGACTTTTCCAAGTATCAATGGAGATGAGAACATCACTTTCCTTGCGAATAGCTTTAATCACTGGAACAACACGCTGGATCTCCTCTTCTATCTCAACATAGCTACTTCCCGGCCGAGTCGATTCTCCGCCGATATCTAGCATACTAGCCCCTTCTGCTATCAATTTACGAGCCTGCTGGAGCGCCTGCTCAAGAGCAAAAAATTGACCACCGTCCGAAAAGGAGTCTGGGGTTACATTGATAATTCCGCAAATAGCTGTCTTTGCATGATTTGCTTTAGTTGACATATCGGTCACTCCCTCAAGGCTTTTCACCATATTATTTCTCTATTTTACCATAAAAAGAAAAAGATGGACACGATTGCATTCATCTTTTTCCCAGTAGAAACAAGTAAGCAATTGTCAAAAATCTTAAACAGAAATCCCTAATGTCCGACTCATGATCACCACAAGAGCCAACAAGCAGAAGGCCACCCCGTTAACAATCATGTGAAGTAAGATAGACATTTCCAAACGTTGGGTCTTGTAAGCCGTCCAAGATAGAACGATCGACATACCTCCATAAATCAATAAAGAAGGTAAATTACTTGGTTGATGCAATAAAGCAAACACAATCGTACCGACTACAAATCCCAAGTTCTCCTTGCCTCTGAAAATCTTTTTAGGAACAATCCCACGGCACAAGATTTCCTCACAAATTGGAGCAAGCAAGGTCAGCAAGAAAAAGCTAGAAATCAACGAACTATTCTGAACCATATCGTTAATCTGAGACTGGTTAGCTGTTGTCGTCTCATTTGACAGTTGCAACAAGATAGAACCAAGTATATTTGACCCGATAATAACTAAATAACTTAATCCCAATCGTGCCAAATCCTTAGCTCTAAAAAAAGAAAAATTAAAACTAGCTAATTGGGTTTTACGAGCTCCAAAAATAAATAGTGCTAAAACAACAATCGAAATACCAGCAACTATCAGTCCTGACTGTAACAATGGTACTGCATTTAAAGTTAAAATAGCAGTAACCCCTATAGGAATCTGATATAAAATTGTCGCTAGCAGAAAGATTAACAGCCAGCCTGCACGATTCAACAATTCTTTCCACATACTTTTCTCTTCCATCATTCATCTCCTAGACTTTGTATTAAAAAAAGGGGGAAAATTCCCCTGGGTTATCCTATTATAAGGCCATGCTGATATAGTTAAGGATAAACAAGGCATCCAAAATCCAAATCATGACATGAACATCTTTAGCTTGACCTTTGACAAGCTTAGTCAAAGTGTAAGTCAAGAAACCAACTGCAATCCCTTGAGTAATAGAGTAGCTGAATCCCATAAAGATAGATGTGAAGAAAGCAGGAACCGCTTCAGACATATCGTCCCAATGGATATTTTTCAAGCTAGCCAACATCATAATCCCAACGATAATCAAGATTGGAGCTGTAGCGGCTGTTGGTACAATCGCTAGAAGTGGACTAAAGAAGCTTGAAATTGCAAAACAGATTGCTACAACCAAGGCTGTCAAACCAGTACGTCCACCTGCACCGATACCAGCAGCAGACTCAACATAAGTCGTTACGTTTGAAGTACCAGCGATGGCACCAATTGAAGTACCAATCAAGTCAGAGTAAAGAGCCTTGTCCAACTTAGCTGATTGGTGATTTTCACCATTTGTCGCTACGATACCAACTTTTTCACCTGTACCGATCAAGGTACCAATCGTGTCAAAAATATCTGTCAATGAGAAGGCAAGAATGGCCATCAGAGTTTCAGGCAAGCGAGCTGTATCTGAAATCAAAGCTCCCAAACCTTCTGAACCAAGAGCTGCACCAAAAACTGTCTTCAAGTCTTCAAAGGCTGCACCAACATGATTATTAGCAAAATCGATACTAGACAAATCTACCAAACCAACTGCAATAGCAAGAACAGTTGTTGTCAAGATAGAGAGGATAATTCCCCCTTTAATTCCTTTGATAACAAAGAAAATTGTGATAGCAAGTCCTGCAAGAGCCACCAAAACAGCTGGATTATTAAAGCTGACCAATCCTGGAACTGCTGAAGAGTTTGCTGTAATCGCTGCTTGGGCCTTGTCAGCTCCTTCTCCTGCAACCGTATAATTGCCTGGATCGATAGAGAATTTCAAAAGTCCAGCATTCTTAATTCCCACGTAGGCAAGGAAGACACCGATACCAGCTGAAATAGCTGAACGAAGGGCATTCGGAATCGATTCAATGATCATTTTACGAACATTTGTCAAGGTAATAATCAATGAGATAATTCCACAGATGAAGACCATAGCCAAGGCTTCTTGCCATGAATAACCAAGCCCGAATACAACTGTAAATGTAAAGAAGGCGTTAAGACCCATACCTGGTGCTTGAGCATATGGCAAGTTGGCGTAGAAAGCCATCATCAAGGTACCAGCTACTGCACCGATAATCGTTGCAAGAAACACACCCTGAGCAGGCATTCCTGTTTGCGAAAGAATTTGTGGGTTTACAAAGAGAATATAGCTCATTGCAAAGAAAGTTGTTAAACCAGCGAGAACCTCTGTACGAACGTCTGTACCGTTCTCTTTTAGTTTAAATAATTTGTCCATTATCAATCTCCTTTTAATTTTTACGAACAATAATAGAATTATATCATTTATCATTCACTTTTTCAATATCTTTGTTTGATTTATTTAAGAATTTGATGAAATTTCTTTTTTGGTTTCGAATCTGCTTTTCTGCCTGCTTTTTGTTATAATAGTAGACATCTTATCTGGAAAGACACTAGAAAGGTTTATATGACGAAAAAAATTATTGCAGTTGACCTAGATGGAACCCTGCTCAACTCAGACAGTCAGATTTCTGACTTTACCAAAGAAACTATTAAAAAAGTTACTGAAAAAGGGCATCAGGTTATTATTACGACAGGTCGCCCTTACCGTATGTCAAAAGATTTTTACCGTGAACTAGGCTTAAACACTCCTATGATTAATTTCAACGGTTCCCTCACTCATTTACCAGACCAAGTTTGGGACTTTGAAAAGTGTTTGACCGTAGACAAAAAATATCTGTTAGACATGGTTCAACGTTCAGAGGACATTCAAGCTGATTTTATCGCTGGAGAATATCGTAAAAAATTCTACATCACAAATCCCAATGAAGAAATTGCCAATCCCAAACTATTTGGCGTAGAAGCTTTCCAGCCTGAAGATCAATTCAATCCTGAATTGGTGACCAAGGACCCTAACTGTATTCTCTTGCAGACCAGAGCCAGTGACAAATATGCCTTGGCAAAAGAAATGAATGCCTTCTACCAGCATCAACTGTCTATCAACACTTGGGGTGGTCCGCTCAATATCCTTGAATGTACCCCAAAAGGTGTCAACAAGGCCTTTGCTTTGGACTACTTGCTCAAGGTAATGAACCGCGATAAAAAAGATTTGATTGCTTTTGGAGATGAGCACAATGATACCGAAATGCTTGCTTTTGCTGGGAAAGGTTATGCAATGAAAAATGCCAACCCAGAGCTACTCCCCTATGCAGATGAGCAAATTGCCCTAACCAATGACCAAGATGGGGTTGCCAAAACCCTGCAAGACTTATTCTTATAGTCCATACTGACCAGCTTGCGAGCTGGTCTTTGTGCTCTTTTCACAGTCTCATCAACCAGTTAATCGATTGTTCTACTTTTTGCCTCCAAAACCTTGGAAAAGGCTTTCTTTTGTGATATAATTCACATATAAATACAAGAGAGCTCGTCATACTCGACTCTGTTGACACAAAATCAATCCAGTCCCGTTATCCCTGTTCTCGGTCAATATCAAGGAGGATAGCTATGAAAGCTGTTGTTGTTAATCCAGAAAGCACTGGTGTTGCTGTTGAAGAAAAAGTACTCCGTCCACTTGAAACTGGGGAAGCACTTGTAGAAATTGAATACTGTGGTGTTTGCCACACTGACCTCCACGTTGCCCATGGCGACTTCGGTCAGGTACCAGGACGTGTCCTAGGTCACGAAGGTGTTGGTATCGTTAAAGAAATTGCACCAGATGTTAAAAGTCTTAAAGTCGGCGACCGCGTCAGCGTTGCTTGGTTCTTTGAAGGATGTGGTACTTGCGAATACTGTACAACTGGCCGTGAAACTCTTTGCCGTACAGTAAAAAATGCCGGCTACTCAGTAGACGGTGGTATGGCTGAACAATGTATCGTAACAGCAGACTATGCTGTTAAAGTTCCTGACGGACTTGATCCAGCCCAAGCCTCTTCTATCACATGTGCTGGTGTAACAACCTATAAAGCTATTAAAGAGGCCAAAGTTGAACCAGGCCAATGGGTTGTTCTTTACGGTGCTGGTGGCCTTGGTAACCTAGCTGTTCAATACGCTAAAAAAGTATTCAATGCTCATGTCATCGCAGTTGATATCAATAACGACAAACTTGCCCTTGCAAAAGAAGTAGGCGCTGACATTGTTATTAACGGCCTCGAAATTGAAGATGTACCAGGACTCATCAAGGAAAAAACTGATGGTGGAGCTCATTCAGCTGTCGTAACTGCTGTATCTAAAGTTGCCTTCAACCAGGCTGTTGACTCAGTTCGTGCTGGTGGTCGCGTTGTCGCTGTCGGCCTTCCTTCTGAAATGATGGAACTAAGTATCGTAAAAACCGTTCTAGATGGAATCCAAGTCATCGGTTCTCTTGTAGGAACTCGTAAAGACTTGGAAGAAGCCTTCCAATTCGGTGCAGAAGGTTTAGTAGTTCCAGTTGTTCAAAAACGTCCAATAGAAGATGCCGTAGCCATTTTCGACGAAATGGAAAAAGGTCAAATCCAAGGACGTATGGTACTCGACTTCACCCACTAATCTATTAGAAACCTATTTTAAAAGTTGGAATGCGCTTCCAACTTTTTTATATTAAATTTTTTAATAAGGATTCAAAAAAACTTCTCTAAAACTCAATATATCAATATTTTCAGATGTAATATTTTTAATTATTTTATGATAAATAGTTGATTTTTAGATGAAAACGGTTTATACTTAAAAAGTCTTAAAGTTTTCTTAAACGAAAACTAAAACAAAAAAGGAGGAATGACAATAATGAGTATCGGAATCATTATTGCGAGCCACGGCGAATTTGCTGCGGGTATTCATCAGTCAGGATCTATGATCTTTGGTGAACAAGAAAAGGTTCAAGTTGTAACCTTTATGCCAAACGAAGGTCCTGACGATCTATACGCTAAGTTTAATAACGCTGTTGCTGCATTTGACGCAGAAGATGAGGTTCTAGTTTTGGCTGACCTTTGGAGTGGATCTCCATTTAACCAAGCTAGCCGCGTGATGGGAGAAAATCCTGAGCGTAAGTTTGCCATCATCACAGGACTGAACTTACCGATGTTAATTCAAGCCTACACAGAGCGCCTCATGGACGCTGCTGCAGGTGTAGAAAAAGTCGCTGCGAATATTATCAAAGAAGCCAAAGATGGCATCAAGGCTCTTCCAGAAGAGCTCAATCCAGTTGAGGAAGTAGCAAGCGCTGCAGCTGCTCCAGTTGCCCAAGCTGCTATTCCAGAAGGAACTGT
Above is a genomic segment from Streptococcus sp. SN-1 containing:
- a CDS encoding folylpolyglutamate synthase/dihydrofolate synthase family protein encodes the protein MKEIENNQWIANYRTDQPHFGLERMVELLALRGNPHLKLKVIHIGGTNGKGSTIAFLKNMLEKLGLRVGVFSSPYLIHYTDQISINGESIPEARLESLMSDYQTLLEGESATNLQGTTEFEIITAIAYDYFASEQVDVAIMEVGMGGLLDSTNVCQPILTGITTIGLDHVALLGDTLEAIAEQKAGIIKQGIPLVTGRIAPEALAVIDAIAKDKNAPRLAYGADYHVSHQESVVTGEVFDYTSAVRQGRFQTGLLGLHQIENAGMAIALLDAFCQEDDRELASNHLLAQALEETRWPGRLEVVSRNPLMILDGAHNPHAIKALLATLQERFADYRKEILFTCIKTKALEDMLDLLGAMPDTELTLTHFDDSRATDESVLKEAAKSRNLSYQGWQDFLEQKLTDKKEEKKTVRIVTGSLYFLSQVRAYLMERKNENGYTKD
- the folP gene encoding dihydropteroate synthase encodes the protein MVKSLEGVTDMSTKANHAKTAICGIINVTPDSFSDGGQFFALEQALQQARKLIAEGASMLDIGGESTRPGSSYVEIEEEIQRVVPVIKAIRKESDVLISIDTWKSQVAEAALAAGANLVNDITGLMGDEKMAHVVAKAGAKVVIMFNPVMARPQHPSSLIFPHFGFNQAFTGEELADFETLPIEELMETFFDRALARAEEAGIAQENILLDPGIGFGLTKKENLLLLRDLDKLHQKGYPIFLGVSRKRFVINILEESGFEVDPETELGFRNRDTASAHVTSIAARQGVEVVRVHDVASHKMAVEIASAIRLADEAENLDLKQYK
- a CDS encoding lysostaphin resistance A-like protein encodes the protein MEEKSMWKELLNRAGWLLIFLLATILYQIPIGVTAILTLNAVPLLQSGLIVAGISIVVLALFIFGARKTQLASFNFSFFRAKDLARLGLSYLVIIGSNILGSILLQLSNETTTANQSQINDMVQNSSLISSFFLLTLLAPICEEILCRGIVPKKIFRGKENLGFVVGTIVFALLHQPSNLPSLLIYGGMSIVLSWTAYKTQRLEMSILLHMIVNGVAFCLLALVVIMSRTLGISV
- a CDS encoding NCS2 family permease, with product MDKLFKLKENGTDVRTEVLAGLTTFFAMSYILFVNPQILSQTGMPAQGVFLATIIGAVAGTLMMAFYANLPYAQAPGMGLNAFFTFTVVFGLGYSWQEALAMVFICGIISLIITLTNVRKMIIESIPNALRSAISAGIGVFLAYVGIKNAGLLKFSIDPGNYTVAGEGADKAQAAITANSSAVPGLVSFNNPAVLVALAGLAITIFFVIKGIKGGIILSILTTTVLAIAVGLVDLSSIDFANNHVGAAFEDLKTVFGAALGSEGLGALISDTARLPETLMAILAFSLTDIFDTIGTLIGTGEKVGIVATNGENHQSAKLDKALYSDLIGTSIGAIAGTSNVTTYVESAAGIGAGGRTGLTALVVAICFAISSFFSPLLAIVPTAATAPILIIVGIMMLASLKNIHWDDMSEAVPAFFTSIFMGFSYSITQGIAVGFLTYTLTKLVKGQAKDVHVMIWILDALFILNYISMAL
- a CDS encoding Cof-type HAD-IIB family hydrolase — protein: MTKKIIAVDLDGTLLNSDSQISDFTKETIKKVTEKGHQVIITTGRPYRMSKDFYRELGLNTPMINFNGSLTHLPDQVWDFEKCLTVDKKYLLDMVQRSEDIQADFIAGEYRKKFYITNPNEEIANPKLFGVEAFQPEDQFNPELVTKDPNCILLQTRASDKYALAKEMNAFYQHQLSINTWGGPLNILECTPKGVNKAFALDYLLKVMNRDKKDLIAFGDEHNDTEMLAFAGKGYAMKNANPELLPYADEQIALTNDQDGVAKTLQDLFL